One window of Paralichthys olivaceus isolate ysfri-2021 chromosome 20, ASM2471397v2, whole genome shotgun sequence genomic DNA carries:
- the LOC109646061 gene encoding tissue alpha-L-fucosidase-like has protein sequence MLFLLLFTAALVSQTAARYTANWTSLDARPLPAWYDEAKVGIFVHWGVFSVPAFDSEWFWWYWQGEQPPDPKCVSFMRSNYPPGFSYAEFAPQFHAHFFDPEEWADIFKASGAKYVVLTAKHHEGFTNWASPYSWNWNSVDTGPHRDLVGDLGDAVRNKSLHYGLYNSLYEWFNPLYLADKKNGFKTQYFVTHKLLPELYNMVVRYKPELIWSDGDWEAPDTYWNSTEFLAWLYNDSPVKDTIVTNDRWGAGCACKHGGYFNCKDKYTPVQLPDHKWEKCMSVDRLSWGYRRNMKLIELMDLPSIIEDMVRTVALGGNYLLNVGPTPDGMIPVLFEERLRGVGGWLDVNGEAIYASKPWRLQKGNSTMPIWYTSKGTTVYAIMVTKPSESIVKLLEPKTSANTKVTMLGNPKSLPWSPISPSSGLIVLLPQLPYSPGEAWTLKLEGVQ, from the exons ATGTtgttcctgctcctcttcaccGCTGCCCTCGTTTCTCAAACCGCGGCTCGCTACACCGCGAACTGGACGAGCCTGGACGCCCGTCCGCTGCCTGCGTGGTACGACGAAGCCAAGGTGGGGATCTTCGTCCACTGGGGGGTGTTCTCTGTCCCCGCCTTCGACAGCGAGTGGTTCTGGTGGTACTGGCAGGGCGAGCAACCCCCGGACCCCAAGTGTGTGAGCTTCATGCGCAGCAACTACCCGCCCGGCTTCAGCTACGCAGAGTTCGCTCCTCAGTTTCACGCTCATTTCTTCGACCCAGAGGAGTGGGCGGACATTTTCAAGGCCTCCGGTGCAAA GTACGTCGTCCTGACGGCCAAACATCATGAGGGATTCACTAACTGGGCGTCTCCTTATTCCTGGAACTGGAACTCCGTGGACACTGGTCCTCACAGAGACCTCGTGGGCGACCTGGGAGACGCAGTGCGCAACAA GTCATTGCACTATGGACTCTACAACTCTCTTTATGAGTGGTTCAACCCTCTCTACCTGGCTGACAAGAAGAatggatttaaaacacagtATTTTGTGACACATAAACTTCTTCCAGAGCTTTATAACATGGTCGTAAG GTACAAACCTGAGCTGATCTGGTCTGATGGGGACTGGGAAGCACCTGACACCTACTGGAACTCCACCGAGTTCCTTGCCTGGCTCTATAATGACAGCCCAGTCAAA GACACAATCGTGACCAATGACAGGTGGGGAGCTGGCTGCGCCTGTAAACATGGCGGCTACTTTAACTGTAAGGACAAGTACACTCCAGTTCAGTTGCCCGACCACAAGTGGGAGAAGTGCATGTCTGTGGACAGGTTATCGTGGGGTTACAGGCGGAACATGAAGCTGATTGAACTGATGGACTTACCCTCCATCATAGAG gaTATGGTTCGTACCGTGGCTCTGGGAGGGAACTACCTCCTGAATGTGGGCCCCACACCTGACGGGATGATCCCTGTTTTGTTCGAGGAGAGGCTCAGGGGTGTAGGGGGCTGGCTGGATGTCAATGGCGAGGCCATCTACGCCTCTAAACCCTGGAGGCTCCAAAAAGGGAACAGCACCATGCCAATCTG GTATACATCTAAGGGGACCACCGTCTATGCCATCATGGTAACCAAACCGTCTGAGTCCATTGTCAAACTGTTGGAACCCAAAACATCAGCTAACACCAAG GTCACCATGTTGGGGAATCCAAAGTCTTTACCCTGGTCTCCAATCAGTCCCAGCTCTGGCCTTATTGTCCTGCTGCCCCAGCTGCC
- the LOC109631587 gene encoding uncharacterized protein, translating into MGKSRDLSEFERGMIVGARSAGCSISETVKRLGFSKTAVSRVYREWCEKRKTSSHRGSCGRKRLVDESGERRMERVVEANIQATSEEIQALYNSSAPEKTISLATTRRTLKRLGYSRKTQRRDSLIVAGLEALAVYASCPQLETDKNLVCRLQGDPDPKTQSSTGFVSRDQDDPHSKTQSSTDTFRDQGDPDPKTQSSTDVVFRDQNEQHSKTQSSTDVVFRDQDDTHLKTHSSTDVVFRDQDEQHSKTQSSTDVVNRDLDVVCNDENDPE; encoded by the coding sequence ATGGGGAAGTCGCGGGATTTGAGTGAGTTTGAGCGGGGTATGATCGTGGGGGCCCGCAGCGCCGGCTGCAGCATCTCGGAGACCGTGAAGCGGCTCGGCTTCTCCAAGACCGCCGTGTCCCGGGTTTACCGGGAATGGTGCGAAAAGCGGAAGACCTCCAGCCACCGGGGGTCCTGCGGGAGGAAACGCCTCGTCGACGAGAGCGgcgagaggaggatggagagggtgGTGGAGGCGAACATCCAGGCGACGAGTGAAGAGATCCAGGCTTTGTACAACAGCAGCGCCCCGGAGAAGACCATCTCGCTCGCCACCACCCGCCGGACCCTGAAGCGGCTCGGGTACAGCCGCAAGACGCAGCGGCGGGACTCGCTCATCGTGGCCGGTCTGGAGGCTCTGGCCGTGTACGCGTCCTGTCCACAGCTGGAGACCGATAAGAACTTGGTGTGCAGGCTCCAGGGCGACCCGGACCCAAAGACCCAGTCCTCCACAGGTTTTGTGTCCAGGGACCAGGATGACCCACATTCAAAGACCCAGTCCTCCACAGATACGTTCAGGGACCAGGGTGACCCGGACCCAAAAACTCAGTCATCCACTGATGTTGTGTTCAGGGACCAGAATGAGCAACACTCAAAGACTCAGTCCTCCACAGATGTTGTGTTCAGGGACCAGGATGATACACATTTAAAGACTCATTCCTCCACAGATGTTGTGTTCAGGGACCAGGATGAGCAACACTCAAAGACTCAGTCCTCTACAGATGTTGTAAACAGGGACCTTGATGTTGTGTGCAATGATGAGAATGACCCAGAATAA
- the LOC109631510 gene encoding tissue alpha-L-fucosidase-like: MVMMLPPLRPTCVILILVNLLLIETREAARFEPTWTSLDARPLPGWFDEAKIGIFVHWGVFSVPGYGQFSEWFWFWWQNEKPEVVEFMKRNYPPDFTYADFASMFQAEFFDPDAWADVFKASGARYVVFTSKHHEGFTNWPSETSWNWNSMDIGPHRDLVGELAAAVRKRSLRLGLYHSLFEWYHPLYLSDKASGFKTQRFVAMKTLPELRLLVETYKPDLIWSDGDWEAPDTYWNSTHFLAWLYNDSPVKDEVVTNDRWGYGCYCKHGGYYNCADRYSPSKPPDHKWEKCQTIDTRSWGYRRDMRFKEVMDLPSIIKDMVTVVAMGGNYLLNIGPMASGMIAPVFEERLRELGAWLEINGEAIYASTPWRSQTENNTVEVWYTAKNNTVYAILLGWPSNQPFQLTTPKISGEAMVTLLDYPNIRLSYKAMTQTAGLMILMPAMPMSHGNAWTLKLEGVA; this comes from the exons atggTGATGATGTTGCCTCCATTGCGTCCTACCTGCGTTATTCTCATCCTCGTGAATCTGTTATTGATTGAAACTCGTGAGGCAGCGCGGTTCGAGCCGACCTGGACCAGCCTGGATGCCAGACCCCTGCCCGGGTGGTTCGACGAGGCCAAGATCGGGATCTTCGTGCACTGGGGGGTCTTCTCGGTCCCCGGCTACGGCCAGTTCAGCGagtggttctggttctggtggCAGAACGAGAAGCCAGAGGTCGTGGAGTTCATGAAGAGAAACTACCCGCCGGACTTTACATACGCGGATTTTGCGAGCATGTTTCAGGCGGAGTTCTTCGATCCGGATGCGTGGGCGGATGTATTCAAAGCATCTGGAGCCAG GTATGTGGTCTTCACATCCAAACACCATGAGGGATTCACCAACTGGCCTTCAGAAACCTCCTGGAACTGGAACTCCATGGACATTGGTCCTCACCGGGACCTGGTGGGagaactggctgctgctgtcaggaAGAG ATCCCTGCGTTTGGGTCTCTACCACTCCCTGTTCGAGTGGTACCATCCTCTTTACTTGTCGGATAAAGCCTCGGGATTCAAGACTCAAAGGTTTGTGGCCATGAAGACTCTCCCAGAGCTCAGGCTCCTTGTGGAAACATACAAACCAGATCTGATCTGGTCTGATGGGGACTGGGAGGCACCAGATACCTACTGGAACTCAACCCATTTTCTGGCCTGGCTCTATAATGACAGTCCAGTCAAG GATGAGGTGGTTACCAATGACCGGTGGGGTTATGGCTGCTACTGCAAACATGGAGGCTACTACAACTGTGCTGACAGGTACAGCCCAAGTAAACCTCCAGACCACAAGTGGGAAAAATGTCAGACCATTGACACCCGTTCCTGGGGTTACAGAAGAGACATGAGGTTCAAGGAAGTCATGGACCTACCCTCTATCATAAAG GACATGGTGACCGTGGTGGCAATGGGTGGCAACTACCTACTGAACATCGGGCCCATGGCAAGTGGAATGATCGCTCCCGTGTTCGAGGAGCGGTTGAGGGAACTTGGTGCCTGGTTGGAGATAAATGGGGAGGCTATCTATGCTTCCACTCCCTGGAGGAGCCAGACGGAGAATAACACGGTTGAAGTCTG GTACACTGccaaaaacaacacagtttaTGCCATATTGCTGGGTTGGCCCTCCAACCAACCATTTCAACTAACAACGCCTAAGATATCTGGAGAAGCCATG GTGACACTTCTGGACTATCCCAACATAAGACTGAGCTACAAGGCAATGACGCAAACAGCCGGACTGATGATTCTTATGCCTGCGATGCCAATGTCTCATGGAAATGCCTGGACTCTGAAGCTGGAGGGTGTAGCCTGA